In the genome of Populus trichocarpa isolate Nisqually-1 chromosome 10, P.trichocarpa_v4.1, whole genome shotgun sequence, the window ctgTATCTCgagttattatattatatgatacGCATTGGTAAAATAATACAGCACCGTTTTGTTTCTCGtccttaaaattttgtttttcaattgcacTATTCTATGCATAAATTAATGCCAAATATGTCAAAAttcatcaagaatataaaaaaaataaaagaaagggatCAAAGTAGAAAACTCCACGAAATTAGGTGTAACACTCGGTGAGAAAAGTTAACTTTTGTCCTCCAACTCTTGAGTTAATATGTTTtcattccttattttttaaaaaattttactttaagcccacaactttattttttttgagttcTTGGTTTGTGAGATGAGAGAGATAATCactaaatttcaattaattttttttttattggtgtcaaaacaaaaaaaaatgattttggatttaaataattcattttaataaaaaaagttctaTTCGAgtgttttttaactttaatataacctgaaaaattaaatctagcattatgaatttttaggttttgagtTGACTTTGCATTTTTAAACTGATTTTCTGAATTGTTTTCGGtacaaaacattgaaaaaataggttttaGCCAACCAAATTATGATGACAGGAATCtaagtttattttgtgtttgatttaaagatatggttgattttttttaatggtacaatctttttaaaataaaaatcacaccttattaaaataaaataaaaatattttttatataaatacatcaaaaaaaaaaccaacaacacCTTTATCATAACCCCATCTTTCAAACCCAGCAAATAacgccttgttttttttttttctttttcttttttttcaaaaagacatGTGCTCcttaacaaaacaataataaacaatgTCCCAGAGGAACGCGCATGGCCCGAGAAGACAAGGCGCTctgtccttttaaaaaaattgattgcaaAGTCAAGGCCGCCGTTTTTCATTAAAGTTTCAAGCGGGGGtttgttaaattttgaaatctttttatttaagattatttttttatttttttaatatattcatattaaaaataatttttaaaaaataaaaaatattattttaacaaaaaaaatatttttaaaaataacaactacCATAACTTCAaatactcaaaataaaataaaaatcattccACTGTCACGGGTACACGCTACCTCTCCAACCAcctacaataaaaacaattttataggTGATCCAATAGTAAAAATCTGGGATCAAGGGGTTTGCTTttcctgtggtctcaggttcgagccctatgattgttaatatgatggccactggaaacTTACGCGGTCGTAAATTTTAGGACCCGTGGGATTGGTCGAAGTACGCACAACCTGATCcagacatccatgttaataataaaaaaaaaaacaattttgtgatTGATGTGAATTTTTGCGTTGAGAAATTGAATAAGATGAAGAGAAGTCATTGTTGAAGAATTGATAATTACATTTACAGTTCTTGGGACAACTtctcagaaaaaaaagaagttaaaaatgGCAGCAGTAACCCCtctctatgtttttttgtaatattagaAGGAATGGAACTGGGATCGTTGAATCAAGACAGTGACTATAAAAAGAAAGGGGGTCCTCTAGTTAAGGAATTGgttagaaaattttgttttccttttttataattggtttttccttttattaattgtaacaatctaagtatttttttttaaagcagaACTTCCTAATTAACGTATAttatatcaagaataaaaaataatataattacaatTGTACCGTAAACATGGTCGGCCCCTTGTTTCTAACAAAAGATTTGccattaattacttttttttatcatagtaTTATTACTTGATTTGACTCTAATTAAGTTAATGTAATTGCTTTTCATATATTATCTGCTTGGAGATTCAAGATTCAACACAATAACTTAGAGGGTGCGAGGAAGGAATTTCTTTTCAATCGTTCATTTTTAGAATggttttaagatatttataaaaacaataaggaaattaatttaattctctACTTAACCCACCATCCCAAATAATTTcacatgcaaaaaaataatcatttgatATTCTTGAcgagaataaaaatttattatcaaacaACATTGAATAAGATTGAGCTTTGCCTTTTCCAGTAACGtgggataattttttaagatgttatatattgattttttttaatatatatatagaactatAATACTATTTATCTCCAtgccatagttttttttattattattaacgtgaatGTTCGGGTCATCTTGCGCGCATCTCAATTAATTCTatggaccctgaagttaatgaccatgtaagcctctagtgaccatcatattagcaaccataagGTTCAAACTTGAGACCACAGAAAGAGCAAACCTTTTAGTCTCAAACTCTTATTGCTGAGCCACCTACTAGATAGTTCAGATGATTATTTATGTcatagttttgaatttatttttggaagtttttatataaaaaaataacaagttgaaaaggaaaattttgATTGATAATGCACTTTCAATCTATTTTTCCCTCCGTTTTTTAATAAAGGAAGCAAGCGTGTctattaaattacaatttattgacatgttatttatttatatcaaaacgAAATTCTAATGATATTATATTTCACTTAGACACAATGATTTTCTCCTTTTACATTGAAaagtctcttcttcttcttttttttttgcgtttccACTTCGATTACATGCAGTGCTTATCACAATGCCATTTACGAGAAAGGTTGCAATTTATGAAACCGGTAATCAAGGAAGAAATTTGCAAGCTATAGGCAATTTTGACAGGCGATCCTGAACCTATTTTTAAGTTTGGCACCGTTTAGAAACGCGGTGAAAATCatgtttcataaaaatttaattttttattaaaaattaattttattttatatattttagatcattttgatgggttgattttaataattattttttaaaaataaaaatattattttaaatatatttcagcatgaaaaacactttaaaaaacaactgtaatcacactttcaaacattttttttttactgtttttttcttcattttatcgTACTGAAGAATATTTACTGTCCTTTTTCTTagtaatattatattatgtgGAATACTATAGGAGTGTTTAATATCACggttaaaatattatatgtaaatatatatatatatatatatatatatatatttaaaatattttttattgttttaatatatttatataaaaataaattttaataaacaaaataaaatattatttcaatatattttcaaataaaaaataaaaaataaatactttaactaTACATAACACGCCCACAAGTCAGGGCCGTGCCTATATCTGGGAACACGTTTCTCTATATAGAGCAACcgcatgaaaaagaaaatgaatatcaGAATCGAAATCATCAATTCAATTCTCAAAAGGTAACTATTTTTATCGAAAAATCATATCAGAATTTCAAATGtggagagaaatttttttttccaagtcgCATAAtagtaaaactttttttttaaaagaaataacataattcaaaatttaaaatttaatagcaTAGTTTAGACTCATTTGTGACCCACAACTATAGATATCATCTGtcattctcttaaaaaaatatatttgaaatctattttaaaatttaaattttaaaaataaattaaacttaagTACTTACTGTATTCTTATATAAACTCTACAAGtactatttttaattgtagagtttgtataaaaatagaaaatttataaATGTAGTGTAgagtttgtaaaaaaacaaaacaattattactgTATAGGAAtaaagtttgttttattttttaaatagtttttttttttaaaataaaaaaaactggaaataATATGTGTGATAAATGCCGAAGATTTTATTACCATATTTAAGaaagtatttgtttttacggtctaattatacttaaaaaaatattttttatattatcatattattttaatatattaatatgaaaaataattattttaagatataaaatatttttaaaaacaatatttacgGAGATGATGCAAAGTGCGCATCTATGTCAGTCTAATTCCTTCTCGAATTTCACTTTTTTATATTGGTAGGTCCACCTCCCTCTCCATTTGcatcatatcaaataaaatcaccatcatttaattaaatgaaccTAGCAGCATAATGGGTCACATCAAATCATCTTTTCCTGGCTATCCTTTTCCTTTAAAGTATTTATAAAGCAAGTGcaagattaaatattaaattttttggggGGTTAATGCTTCATTAGTGCATGTTCGCAACAAagaactctaaaaaaaatagctgTCACGGTCGTCACATGGTGGCGAGTCCAACGTGACAGCCAGCGAATCTCTTCGGGTTGTTTTTGTGATCTGTCTTCGAtatcttcatttttcttgtttctttctctttagtatttcttttttaagaaaaggaaaatactattttattattattttttgtattttactaaAGAAATTATCACCCTGTTTCTACTCACCAGTCGCCAGTGAACTTCACTCACTATATTAATCACTTGAGCTTCTAAGCTTAAAATCCGGTCCCCATCTGCCCATTCCCGAGCCTCCTGTGTTTCAGGtagcttttcttttctccttctctAAAATCTTGTAGTCTTTTGGTTCTTTGGTCCCTTTTCAGCGTTTTTGTTAGCTATATGTTTTAGAAAATGATGGAATCCGTTGGAAAAGGGAGGTATTGGATTCGTGTGATGTGTTAAAAGCTacatttttccttttcactGAAACACAATGACtagaaagttttgtttttttggtttctggcGAGTGTCATCCAAGTGggctttgttaatttttgtgtCCTTTAAACTAATCTGTTTGGTTGCAGAGAAGATGAAGGAAACTTAAACCTTTTAGACAGTTATTgttccttaattatttttctcgCGCTCAATTTTAGTTTCTGtccaaaatctttttattttaagggtagATCGGATCTCTTATTTCTCTTTTGCAGGTCTCATTTCCTGTTAGTTAACTACTTTGTTAATTTCATGTGAAAAATCGTCACATCTTTAGTTGTGGAAGTGTCTTTCTTTGGTGGAGTCATTTTTAGAAGATTGGGCTTTCTGGAAGTGCCTTTTGTACTATGTCATCATTTTGCTTGAAGAAATTCGCAATACCCGTTGAACTCGATCTGATAGTTAGTGGATCTGACATTTAGCAGTGTTTTTAAAACCCAGGGGTTCCATTTCAGATCAacgttttctttccttttttgttcTGTGATCTTGTCAAAAAGATCTTGATTTCCTGAAAGAACTGTGCTTTTCGGGTCTCTAAGTGAGCATATGATATTTAATGTTACGCAGTTGAAGATAATTTGCTTTAGATCTtctaaattttggttttataatgtCGCTCCTTGTGCTTTCTATGGTATGAATGTTGTTCCTTAAAGGGGAATGGAGGTACATTGAGGTTATGAATGTTAAGCAGATCACAGTGGGGAAATGCATTGTAGATCTAAAAGGATAATTAGCAATATCTAGGTTGCATGCGAGATTTATTATAGACTATTGAACCATGTGCGGATGATTTTGCAAATTCAACCTAACTAatctcattttatatatatatatatataccactTATCTCAATTGTAAACATAAATCCATTTTCTATGTTAAAGCATAGCCAGGTGGAAAATATCAGCCATGTGgcatacaattttaaaataattaagaaaaaggttgTTAAGTAAATAAACCGAgagattttcttctctttccaatTTTTCCCAAATCTGCGAATTaggtttttatttctatttttttaaaaaaattgtgttgagCTTCATAGTTGAAATTTTGTGCCTAACGAGAATATTTATCAACTCAGCAAGCTTTGACACAGCAAATGAATTTTTGTTAACAATTAATGTTAGTTGGATCTTGCCTAAACGTAACAAACATAGTGTTGTAGTTCAATTTGCCTATTTGATATGAACAGTCTCAAATGGGttttttccaattatttttaattaacctaTAGGTTGCAGTGTgagcttcttcttttcttttcttttttcccttttggaaACTTTCTCTGAaatggtattttaattttaatgtgaaCTCAATTTTGTCGCTCTTTTATTGTTCCCTTCAGTTGGGTAGATGATAAAGCTGAGCATCATGTCAATGGTATCTTAATGTTAgctattatttttagtttgtctAAGGCTTTGTAAAGACAGGGCCATCTGCATGCCTTCATTGTATGTATCTTTTTGCAGAATTGATATGCACCTAATCAGCTTGTTAAATTTTAGGACATATCATAGTTTTCCTGGTAGTTGTGATTCAATTGAACATTTTAGTTTTGGAAAGAACTTTTGTGGTCCTAAAGTAACTTTTTTATGCTACATTAAATGACTGCTTTTCCTAtgtctttttttgtgtgttaatCTCTCTTTTCTTGACATTCGAAGTTAGCATGTGCTTTTCAACATAATCTGCCAAGGGTATTTGTTCCAATGGGAGGGATTGGTGTATGCCACAGACCCAGGGGATACTTATTTATCTTGGTTAGACTTTGGCACTTTTAGTTCACCCATTGTACTTGTTGCAGATTCATAATGGAAATCCCTGTGGCTTCTCACTGACTCATGTTTTGCTGGGGCTAAAGGTTTAGGCTTTGTGCTTTGCATGTTTTGGATACTGGTGCATTAAGATACTATCTTTCTCTGCTCATGATGCCATCCGTTGACCTTATTACTACCTACTACTGTGCTGTATAATGTTTTTAACTACAGCTTTCTGTAGTATAACTTTCTTTGAAGAACATTTTCTGCTTCAATATGTGCATCAAAAGGTTCACATACTGTTTCTTAAGAGATGCAATTGTCCCTAAACAACTGTAATTTTGGAAAAGACCTGATTGATTTCAGATTCATCCTATTGACTAACTCAAGAacccttttcatttcttcagTGCAAACTGCAACATATTAGATTATTACATGCATTTTGTCGTGTGTAACAGTTGCGGTTAAAGGTTCCCTGAAGTATATGATGTTGATGCATTGTCATCAATACCTttcccaaattttatttttaagtggaATGCAGAAATTGTTGAACTTTAGTGCTCTTTTTTGCTGCCTATTCTTTGCTAATGTCCCAGAATCCTTACTGATGTTACTTTATTCATCTTGAAGGTCTGGAGCCTGAATGTGAATTTAAGCAATTTctatatgtttatatattttgtgtagTGAAAGGAGTCTTCCTGAAGCACAATGTCTGATCTCGAGGCCCCCCTGCGCCCAAAGAGGAAGAAGGTGTGGGTAGACTATTTTGTCCAGTTCAGATGGATCttagttatttttgttgttcTCCCAATCTCCTTCACCCTTTACTTTCTCACTTACCTTGGGGATGTCAAATCAGAGATGAAATCCTACAAACAGCGTCAGAAGGAACatgatgaaaatgttaaaaaagtGGTGAAACGCCTCAAAGAGAGGAATCCATCCAAGGATGGTCTTGTTTGCACTGCTCGTAAACCCTGGATTGCTGTTGGAATGCGGAATGTTGACTATAAACGGGCTCGGCACTTTGAAGTTGATTTATCATCTTTCCGTAATATCCTTGAAATTGACAGAGAGAGAATGGTTGCAAGAGTTGAGCCACTTGTAAATATGGGACAGATTAGCAGGGCGAGTGTCCCAATGAATCTTTCCCTTGCAGTGGTTGCAGAACTTGATGATCTCACTGTTGGTGGGCTAATTAATGGTTATGGGATTGAAGGAAGCTCTCACATCTATGGCTTGTTCTCTGACACTGTTGTGGCTTATGAGATTGTTTTGGCAGATGGCCAGGTTGTTAGAGCCACCAAGGACAATGAATACTCTGATCTTTTCTATGCCATCCCTTGGTCTCAGGGAACACTTGGGCTTCTTGTCTCTGCTGAGATCAAGCTTATTCCCGTTAAGGAATACATGAGGCTGACCTACAAACCTGTGGTGGGTAATCTGAAAGAACTTGCACAGGCCTATATAGACTCTTTTGCACCCAGAGATGGAGATCAGGATAACCCGAGCAAGGTTCCAGACTTTGTGGAGACTATGATTTATAACTCTACCGATGGTGTGATGATGACAGGGAGATATGCCTCCAAAGAAGAGGCCAAGAAGAAGGGAAATGTGATTAACAATGTTGGTTGGTGGTTTAAACCGTGGTTCTATCAGCATGCGCAGACAGCCCTAAAGAAAGGGGAGTTTGTAGAGTACATTCCAACCAGAGAATATTACCACAGGCACACAAGGTGTTTGTACTGGGAGGGGAAGCTCATACTTCCATTTGCTGACCAATGGTGGTTTAGATTTCTCTTAGGCTGGATGATGCCTCCAAAGGTTTCTCTTCTCAAGGCTACTCAAGGTGAAGCAATCAGAAACTATTACCATGAGATGCATGTCATTCAGGATATGCTTGTTCCTCTTTACAAGGTTGGGGATGCCCTAGAATGGGTCGACCGTGAGATGGAGGTAACCTTGGTCTACTCTGTTCCATTTCTTTTTACAGCtccagttctttttttttttggataatttttacTTCCCATCTTTTCCTTGCATATGCTAAAAGTATTCTCCTCGTATGATTGATTTGAGTGAAATATTAAGTCAACTTTGTATCCTCCTAGCTTTAGTCGGGAACTCTTGTGGGCTCTGGGCAAGGAAACTATTTGAGAGGACATGACCATAGCAGGTGTTTGATGTTGTAATACATAATACTATAATAGCATGAGGATGTAAAATGACTGCATGAGGGTTGAGTGTCTTAGACTTTGACCTGACTGTTGTTGATTTTTCCAGGTATATCCCATTTGGCTTTGTCCGCACAGGTTGTTCAAGCTTCCTGTGAAAACTATGGTGTATCCTGAGCCAGGGTTTGAGCATCAGCACAGACAGGGAGACACATCCTATGCCCAGATGTACACCGATGTTGGGGTGTATTATTCACCTGGACCTGTGTTGAGGGGTGAGGTGTTTGAAGGTGCAGATGCAGTTCGTAGAATGGAGGACTGGTTGATAGAAAACCACGGCTTCCAGCCTCAGTATGCAGTGTCTGAGCTGAATGAGAAGAAATTCTGGAGGATGTTTGATGCTGACCTCTATGAACACGCCAGGAAGAAATATGGAGCTGTGGGAACCTTCATGAGCGTGTACTACAAATCCAAGAAAGGAAGGAAGACGGAGAAGGAGGTGCAGGAAGCAGAACAAGCCCACCTTGAGACTGCTTATGCTGAGGCTGGTTAGTAATGGACTGATTTTGAAGTGAAGTTTGGAAATGTGAAAACTATAGCATTTCTTTCTTTGCTGTTTCTTGCGTTTTCTGGTTGTTGCTGATAGATTAGACTCTTGTTTGGATGGTAGTTTCCAATCGTACTCGTGTTCTAGATAGTCTTGAGACTGTAGCCCTCTTCACACTGCTGCAGCCTGCAAAGGGCATCTGTTGTTTGGCAACTGTTGTGTAGCTTGGGGAGCGCGTCTAGTCAGGTCAGGTTACCGTTGTTTACTGAGTGGAGTTGTAATTGGCACTAGAGAAGAAatgagagatgatgatgattcaCTCAAAAGTGAAAATgttaatttcttctcttttccccCTCTCTGTTCCAGCCTGTAACTGAACAGTATATTCAacgtttttaattatttgtgaaaaaaataattccaagaaaaaaaagttaattgcaATTGAAAAACCCCAAAACGATTTGATTTGCTTGCGAATATTTTCCTCGCAAGCGACGGtctgttttttctcttctcttgagGAGTGAAGGTTAATCTTGGAGTTTACCATGAGAAGGTTAGGTTAATAGTCACCAACGGTGTACCCATAGCGCCACCCACGATCTTAAGTTCTTATCCCAATTTAACGTATCCTGTCCAGCTTGAGATGGCCATCAACGTAGCTGAAAACCTAGAAAAGCTAGAGATTATCTGTATTCAAATCAAGTCATGTATAAGAAAAGCTCATGATATATGCGTTGATTTGGACAGGCTTCTAATTAGATTATAGTTTCTTATGGTGGGTGgttaatatatttattcaacAATCCTCCATTCCACGCCCATCAACTTCATGACTCTGCTCTATCTCTCTGTTTTTAGTGTTAAACACAATAAATACTGTCAAAATAAGTGAGACCACGATGGAGGTCCCGGAAAGGAGAAGCATTAAAGCATCTGCAATGCCCCTTTCACTTCCTCTGCATAATCCCTTGAAGCGAGAGCTTGGACAGTCAATGGGAACGAGCAATTAAGCCCACCATGCAACACTGAACCTTCTCATAGATATCTCTTGAAGAGGCTAGGTCTACAAATCCGCTTCACATGTAAGAAAAAACTAGTTATGAATGAGAATGAAACTGAATAGCTAACTTGTAATTAAACAGCGACAGACCAATCAATTAGATATATAGTTTCGATCAGCATAACTATAGtcataatcaaattaatatatagtcaAACCTTCACTGGTTGTACGGTTTTGTCCTACTTATCAaagcaaaaaccaaaaccaaaccctaATTCATGGTCCCTGCACcatattcttatatataatttattagtaTTCAATGATTTCAAGCAGCTTTCCTAGGTCCTGACACAGGATTATAAGTTTCGACGAATAAGATCTGTATGATAGTTCCAAAGTCGGTCAATGTCTCGGCCACATTTTAAACATGGCTGGAAGCTTGTCACCATCAGATCAGCGCTGATAAGTGTACAAACAGCACCAAATAATGGACCATGCCAggggaaaacaagaaaatagcAATCTCTTTCCACCCCATCTTAGCTGCAGCTTGAGCACCAACCAAGTTTCCAATTACTGATAACTGGCTTGTTGGATTTGCAAAAGTTGACAGAAACCTCTTTCCTTTAGAGAACCATTGGCCATAAATTTTAACATCAAGTGCCACTATCGGAACCGCAAATACCCACCGAAGAACAAGGTAGGACACAGTGTTTGGAGCAACAAAGGGTGCAGATTGAAGCCAAAGAAGCCAAGAAATCCAGGGAGCGGAGCAAACAGATGATTAACCCCTACACGATGCCAGAATTCGGTTTCCACCACCTTGAAGAAAAACATGCATCTCAatatgtaaagaaaagaaagtgaagTAAGGATTAGGAAAGCAAGAGACCACAGCACAAGAAATCCTGCAGGGTGGAGCAGCGCAACATATGGTGCAGAGGGTCTGTGTCATCAATTGGTGAAATTACCAGTGTCTTGAATAACAAAGCTCGGCCACCTAGAGATAGGCCAATCCTAAAATAACCAGCGTGAAACTTTGTTAAGATGGACACTGGGGATGGCTTGATTCTGTCCACAATGATGCTCGAGGGGTTGGTCTGTTGATCTTCTGTAGTGGTGTTTGATGTTTAGACTATTAGCTCAATCTCGAATCGAGATCTTTGGGCTGGCATTAATACCTAATTATGTTAATAGCTAGTAGCTTTGGTATTTGTGGGTTTATCAAGTGGTGGCAAGGTTTTTATACAGCAAAGATGCTCCAGACTACTGGGAGTTAAACAATGAATGAAGTGCATTAAGAAATGttttaatctaataaataagaatattcGAAGAATGGGCGAATAGTAAGCAATCTTAATTTTAGggattaaaattaagattaaaccAATCTTTTTCTGTATTTAGCCGTCTGCACATT includes:
- the LOC7481591 gene encoding delta(24)-sterol reductase produces the protein MSDLEAPLRPKRKKVWVDYFVQFRWILVIFVVLPISFTLYFLTYLGDVKSEMKSYKQRQKEHDENVKKVVKRLKERNPSKDGLVCTARKPWIAVGMRNVDYKRARHFEVDLSSFRNILEIDRERMVARVEPLVNMGQISRASVPMNLSLAVVAELDDLTVGGLINGYGIEGSSHIYGLFSDTVVAYEIVLADGQVVRATKDNEYSDLFYAIPWSQGTLGLLVSAEIKLIPVKEYMRLTYKPVVGNLKELAQAYIDSFAPRDGDQDNPSKVPDFVETMIYNSTDGVMMTGRYASKEEAKKKGNVINNVGWWFKPWFYQHAQTALKKGEFVEYIPTREYYHRHTRCLYWEGKLILPFADQWWFRFLLGWMMPPKVSLLKATQGEAIRNYYHEMHVIQDMLVPLYKVGDALEWVDREMEVYPIWLCPHRLFKLPVKTMVYPEPGFEHQHRQGDTSYAQMYTDVGVYYSPGPVLRGEVFEGADAVRRMEDWLIENHGFQPQYAVSELNEKKFWRMFDADLYEHARKKYGAVGTFMSVYYKSKKGRKTEKEVQEAEQAHLETAYAEAG